From Quercus lobata isolate SW786 chromosome 1, ValleyOak3.0 Primary Assembly, whole genome shotgun sequence, one genomic window encodes:
- the LOC115991541 gene encoding auxin efflux carrier component 5, which yields MIGWEDVYKVVVAMTPLYVALILGYGSVRWWKIFTRDQCDAVNRFVCFFTLPLFTFEFTANADPFKWNFLFIGADAISKFIIVVVLAIWAKCSSKGSYRWSITSFSLCTLTNSLVVGVPLLKAMYGQNAVDLVVQSSIIQAIIWLTLLLFVLEFRRTGINFSADISIKNSQVQSAVESGKDLEGSTEIVASTGPSFWYLMRTVWLKLAMNPNSYACIMGITWAFIANRWHIKMPSILEGSILIMSKAGTGTAMFSMGIFMALQEKLIACGPSLTLFGMLLKFIAGPATMAIGSYAVGLHGDALRVAIIQAALPQSITSFIFAKEYGLHAEVLSTAVIFGAFVSLPVLIAYYAILEFIH from the exons ATGATAGGGTGGGAAGATGTTTACAAAGTCGTGGTGGCTATGACACCACTCTATGTTGCACTGATTTTAGGGTATGGTTCCGTCAGGTGGTGGAAAATATTTACTCGTGATCAATGTGATGCAGTGAACCGGTTTGTTTGCTTTTTCACTCTCCCACTCTTCACCTTTGAGTTCACAGCCAATGCTGATCCTTTCAAATGGAACTTTCTATTCATTGGTGCTGATGCCATTTCCAAGTTCATTATAGTTGTGGTGCTTGCCATTTGGGCCAAGTGTAGTAGCAAAGGAAGCTATCGTTGGTCTATAACTAGCTTCTCTTTGTGTACTTTAACTAATTCTCTTGTTGTAGGGGTGCCTTTACTAAAGGCTATGTATGGTCAAAATGCTGTGGATCTGGTTGTTCAATCATCTATTATCCAGGCAATCATATGGCTCACCCTTCTCTTGTTCGTCTTGGAATTTCGACGAACTGGGATTAATTTTTCTGCCGacataagtataaaaaattctCAAGTTCAATCTGCGGTTGAATCGGGAAAAGATTTAGAGGGAAGCACAGAGATTGTCGCGAGCACTGGTCCGTCTTTCTGGTATTTGATGAGGACGGTATGGTTGAAGCTAGCAATGAATCCAAACTCCTATGCTTGTATTATGGGCATTACTTGGGCTTTTATTGCAAATAG GTGGCATATTAAGATGCCTAGCATCTTGGAGGGATCTATATTGATCATGTCAAAGGCAGGGACAGGCACTGCCATGTTCAGCATGG GGATCTTCATGGCACTCCAAGAAAAGCTGATTGCTTGTGGCCCAAGCCTCACTCTGTTTGGGATGCTTTTGAAGTTTATTGCTGGACCGGCCACCATGGCTATCGGCTCTTACGCTGTGGGTTTGCATGGTGACGCTTTACGAGTCGCCATCATTCAg GCAGCACTGCCACAATCCATTACGTCCTTCATCTTTGCTAAAGAGTATGGATTGCATGCAGAAGTACTCAGCACTGC AGTGATCTTCGGCGCGTTTGTTTCGCTACCGGTGTTGATCGCTTATTATGCAATTTTAGAGTTTATACATTGA